Proteins encoded within one genomic window of Anastrepha ludens isolate Willacy chromosome 4, idAnaLude1.1, whole genome shotgun sequence:
- the LOC128860093 gene encoding dynein intermediate chain 3, ciliary, with the protein MYHNQYIYSRERRRFGRQPLLSDRTQLMLSIQPSQRSRTSYILRNPMNRSTQLSDQMAYSWVETENVTYAEHGMYHYEGGWPREVNINDEESTLRYRKKIEREDNWGIQVTHIIHSSMDVAAQNSAINIYQEFFVDLPPELGKDIRMPFEARQCNIFHDPQIPARPITILDWMPSELKKFLSQPTNFKPLPPVQKPSKNVKATDDDKLNRNSFYVWNQINALHPEVVLESTEPVRCAHFCPRDDLFIAAGLESGIVGLWDARNGGNALKVSPLEGAHRSAAAALCWVHSKSNSEFYTGSYDGSVKYWDGRNLDAPLQEILIDPLPTDEQKRERAHGVTVLEFEYTIPVRYIIASDQGYVFIGNRKGMMPTEVLLSNYRLFSGPIRTIERNPFFVKNFLIAADWCVKIWAEECKGAPTTLLMKKKHEMLCGTWSPTRCSLFVTGDAKGEVDFWDILLHQRKPIFTLKLKCAIRYVKFRADGKYLAVGLENGDIQLFELDTALKQSAAKDKALLMALFERELLRSKLLEGRVEEIKLKRKTSMYEAEQAKLREAELELLEQLDPEDPDQFLQIIENDTEFKDMLKMFRDGIFDIDKKRQERQFVMERTIFENVEKPLSEAALATLTAEENALQASGGLAGAAGKDIATAVDGTAVFGAPTQTKEAAATASKIKVLKRMADD; encoded by the exons ATGTATCATAATCAATATATCTATTCGCGTGAGCGTCGTCGCTTTGGACGCCAGCCTTTATTAAGCGATCGTACGCAGCTCATGCTCAGCATTCAGCCCAGTCAACGTAGTCGCACATCCTATATTCTACGTAATCCAATGAATCGCAGCACGCAGTTGAGTGATCAAATGGCTTATAGTTGGGTGGAGACGGAGAATGTCACTTATGCGGAGCACGGCATGTATCACTATGAAGGTGGATGGCCCCGCGAAGTTAATATAAACGATGAAGAGTCGACGTTGCGATACCGCAAGAAGATCGAACGCGAAGATAATTGGGGAATTCAAGTTACTCATATAATACATTCGTCAATGGATGTGGCGGCGCAAAATAGTGCTATAAATATCTATCAGGAGTTTTTCGTTGATCTACCACCTGAATTGGGCAAAGACATACGCATGCCGTTCGAGGCGCGCCAATGTAATATATTTCATGATCCGCAAATACCTGCACGGCCGATCACCATTTTAGACTGGATGCCGAGCGAGTTGAAGAAATttttatcacaacccaccaacTTCAAACCGCTTCCGCCGGTACAAAAGCCTTCCAAAAATGTGAAAGCTACAGATGACGATAAGTTAAATCGTAATTCCTTCTATGTTTGGAATCAAATTAATGCTCTGCACCCAGAGGTAGTGCTCGAGTCGACAGAGCCAGTACGTTGTGCACATTTCTGTCCACGTGACGATTTATTTATAGCAGCCGGCTTGGAGTCAGGCATAGTGGGACTTTGGGATGCTCGTAATGGCGGAAACGCACTGAAAGTTTCTCCATTGGAAGGTGCACATCGTTCGGCAGCAGCTGCTTTATGTTGGGTGCATTCCAAATCGAATTCTGAATTTTACACCGGTTCATATGATGGTTCAGTGAAATATTGGGATGGACGCAATCTGGATGCGCCATTACAAGAAATTTTGATAGATCCTTTGCCAACCGATGAGCAGAAGCGTGAGCGAGCACATGGAGTTACAGTGTTGGAGTTTGAGTATACCATACCGGTTCGTTATATTATTGCCAGCGATCAGGGTTACGTATTTATTGGCAATCGTAAAGGTATGATGCCGACCGAAGTGTTGCTTTCTAACTATCGCCTCTTCTCGGGGCCGATACGCACCATTGAACGCAATCCGTTCTTTGTGAAGAATTTCCTAATTGCCGCAGATTGGTGTGTAAAAATCTGGGCAGAGGAGTGTAAAGGTGCACCCACGACCCTACTAATGAAGAAAAAGCATGAAATGTTGTGTGGCACTTGGAGCCCAACTCGTTGCTCGCTTTTTGTTACGGGTGATGCAAAAGGAGAAGTGGACTTTTGGGACATTTTGTTGCATCAACGAAAACCGATATTCACATTGAAGTTAAAATGCGCCATAAGGTATGTGAAATTTCGAGCAGATGGCAAATATTTAGCGGTGGGGTTGGAAAATGGTGATATACAACTTTTCGAATTGGATACAGCTTTGAAGCAGAGCGCGGCTAAGGATAAAGCTTTGTTAATGGCG CTTTTCGAGCGCGAGCTACTGCGCTCCAAATTGTTGGAAGGCCGTGTTGAAGAAATTAAGCTTAAACGTAAAACGTCCATGTATGAAGCCGAGCAAGCCAAACTCCGTGAAGCTGAATTAGAGTTGCTAGAACAACTTGATCCCGAAGATCCAGATCAGTTTTTGCAGATTATCGAAAATGACACGGAATTCAAGGACATGTTGAAAATGTTCAGGGACGGTATATTCGATATAGATAAGAAGAGACAAGAACGTCAATTTGTAATGGAGCGTACTATTTTCGAGAATGTCGAGAAACCACTAAGCGAAGCTGCCTTAGCGACACTCACTGCAGAAGAGAATGCCCTCCAAGCTTCTGGTGGACTAGCTGGTGCTGCTGGTAAAGACATTGCTACTGCAGTTGATGGTACTGCAGTTTTTGGAGCTCCCACTCAAACAAAAGAAGCAGCAGCTACtgcttcaaaaataaaggtcttgAAACGTATGGCAGATGATTAA